The Oncorhynchus tshawytscha isolate Ot180627B linkage group LG05, Otsh_v2.0, whole genome shotgun sequence genome includes a window with the following:
- the myt1la gene encoding myelin transcription factor 1-like, a isoform X1 gives MEVDAVEKHHRTRSKGVRVPVETAAQELFSCPTPGCDGSGHVSGKYARHRSVYGCPLAKKRKTQEKQPLEPSPKRRPYLTPTDPEVNPAAIFPSYEPEPMDEGEEKEQGEVDGEIQEEGEEEEGEEGEEVEEIEEEGFSEDNGELGEEEEEGEEADEEEEEVEMEVVGPVEVEQVEEGIEEDEEADDGDDEEQEEGEEEEEQEDEGDEDEHEEEEEEEEEEEVQSHHEPENRHKNGGQSKHHPTGQKDNINNSAPGPNVGPNGEEYENYDELVAKSLLNLGKIAEDAAYQAMTESEMNSNSSNSAGEDDDDDDDDDDDEEGNERGGGRKGKLSVDLDSDVVRETVDSLKLLAQGHGAVLPDDGYPEGTGLEDGRHPNGRPHHHGVRGQAEESEEEVCLSSLECLRNQCFDLARKLSETSPSDRLGHPGLQHHQAHQNHHPNQSHHHLQHQTGHHHHQAQHQPPAQAHHLPRYESCQEGQQPDERGSLERSYSDMVNLMKLEEQLSPASRGGYSASCHQDGDEDTTSVASDRSDEAFDMTKGNLSLLEKAIAMESERAKVMRDRMASEGHHMVARRDNHHHHHHGEHSPRQSSGAEERKSRMHHDGSKRAYYPKDSARGDKKESKCPTPGCDGTGHVTGLYPHHRSLSGCPHKDRVPPEILAMYENVLKCPTPGCSGRGHVNSNRNSHRSLSGCPIAAAEKMVKVQEKHIPCDGGPKSNQASDRVLRPMCFVKQLEIPQYGYKNNVSTSTPRSNLAKELEKYSKTSFDYGQGYDSQQHIYGGGKRGLVPKPQGRDFSSKGYDAKRYCKSPASSTTSSYAPSSSSLSCGGGGGGSSASSTCSKSSFDYTHDMEAAHMAATAILNLSTRCREMPHGLGGKPQDLLSQSPDGDVDDNSTLDLSVSRGQPGGPEGSGTVLTPLQPMSPQRQALLNSSRCYQMSEADCWDLPVDYTKIKRITDDDHKESSFFSSLHQVDDLDPFQDLLDEQHYGGDVTMPSPKHKYSACKEGKKELITLSNCQLADKSIRSMMTTNAQDLKCPTPACDGSGHITGNYASHRRPFPSSLSGCPRAKKSGIKILHSKEDKDDQEPIRCPVPGCDGQGHVTGKYASHRSASGCPLAAKRQKDGYVNGSQFAWKSGKTDGMSCPTPGCDGSGHVSGSFLTHRSLSGCPRATSAMKKARMTGVEMLTIKQRASKGIENDEDIKQLDTEIKDLNESNNQVESDMIKLRTQITTMETNLKSIEEENKVIEQQNDSLLHELANLSQSLINSLANIQLPHMKPMPQKEAPVKHSCCLQMPHREPMNEQNFDSYVNTLTDMYTHQDQYQSPENKALLENIKQAVQGIQV, from the exons ATGGAGGTGGACGCGGTTGAGAAACACCACCGGACACGTTCCAAAGGGGTCCGAG ttccggTGGAGACGGCAGCACAGGAGTTATTCAG CTGCCCTACTCCAGGATGTGATGGAAGTGGACATGTCAGTGGCAAATACGCCAGACACCGCAG TGTCTATGGCTGCCCCCTGGCCAAGAAGAGGAAGACCCAGGAGAAACAGCCTCTGGAGCCTTCCCCCAAGAGGAGGCCCTACTTAACCCCTACCGACCCAGAGGTGAACCCTGCTGCCATCTTCCCCTCCTATGAGCCTGAACCcatggatgagggagaggagaaggagcaggGGGAGGTAGACGGGGAGAttcaggaggaaggagaagaggaggaaggggaggagggggaagaggtagaagagatagaggaggaaggaTTTTCTGAGGATAACGGGGAGCtaggtgaggaagaggaggaaggagaagaggcagatgaggaggaggaggaggtggagatggaggtagtAGGGCCAGTGGAGGTGGAACAGgtggaggaagggatagaggaagatgaggaagcagatgatggggatgatgaagagcaagaggaaggggaggaggaagaggaacaggaggatGAGGGTGACGAAGATGAAcatgaggaggaagaagaggaggaggaggaagaagaggtccAGAGTCACCATGAGCCAG AGAACCGGCACAAAAATGGCGGACAATCAAAGCATCACCCTACGGGACAGAAGGATAACATCAACAACAGTGCCCCTGGCCCTAACGTCGGCCCTAATGGTGAAGAGTATGAAAACTATGATGAGCTGGTGGCCAAGTCCCTTCTCAACCTGGGGAAGATCGCAGAGGACGCCGCCTACCAGGCCATGACCGAGTCAGAGATGAACAGCAACTCCTCCAACAGTGCCGGCgaggacgatgatgatgatgatgatgatgatgatgatgaagagggcAACGAGCGCGGTGGGGGCAGGAAGGGCAAGCTGAGCGTGGATCTGGACAGCGACGTGGTCAGGGAGACGGTGGATTCGCTCAAGCTGTTGGCGCAGGGCCACGGCGCTGTGCTCCCCGACGATGGCTACCCAGAAGGCACCGGTTTGGAGGATGGCAGGCATCCCAATGGGCGACCCCACCACCATGGCGTCAGGGGTCAGGCtgaggagagcgaggaggaggTGTGCCTCAGCAGTCTGGAGTGTCTGAGGAACCAGTGCTTCGACCTGGCCCGCAAGCTGAGCGAGACGTCGCCTTCCGACCGCCTTGGACACCCCGGCCTGCAACACCACCAGGCCCATCAGAACCACCACCCTAACCAGTCCCACCACCACCTGCAGCATCAAAccggccaccaccaccaccaggctcAGCACCAGCCTCCGGCTCAGGCCCACCACCTGCCCAGGTACGAGAGCTGCCAGGAGGGCCAGCAGCCTGACGAGCGTGGGTCCCTGGAGCGCAGCTACTCGGACATGGTCAACCTGATGAAGCTGGAGGAGCAGCTGAGCCCGGCCTCCAGGGGGGGCTACTCGGCCAGCTGCCACCAGGACGGGGACGAGGACACCACGTCGGTGGCCTCGGACCGCTCGGACGAGGCCTTTGACATGACCAAAGGCAACCTGTCCCTGCTGGAGAAGGCCATCGCCATGGAGTCAGAGCGAGCCAAGGTCATGAGGGATCGCATGGCCTCGGAGGGACATCATATGGTGGCCCGAAGGGacaatcatcatcaccaccaccacggcGAGCACAGCCCCAGACAGAGCAGCGGGGCGGAGGAGCGGAAGTCCAGAATGCACCACGATGGGTCAAAGAGAGCATACTACCCTAAAG ATTCTGCAAGGGGGGACAAGAAGGAGAGTAAGTGTCCGACGCCGGGCTGCGATGGGACAGGCCACGTCACGGGTCTCTACCCCCACCACAGGAGCCTGTCAGGCTGCCCCCACAAGGACAGGGTGCCACCAGAGA TTCTTGCAATGTATGAAAATGTTCTAAAGTGCCCTACTCCTGGCTGCTCGGGGCGTGGCCATGTCAATAGCAACAGGAACTCCCACCGCAG TCTCTCGGGGTGCCCCATCGCTGCTGCAGAGAAGATGGTTAAAGTCCAGGAGAAGCACATCCCATGTGACGGGGGCCCCAAGTCCAACCAGGCTTCAGACCGTGTGCTGAG GCCAATGTGCTTTGTGAAACAGCTGGAGATCCCACAGTACGGTTACAAAAATAACGTCTCCACCAGCACGCCGCGCTCCAACCTGGCCAAGGAGCTGGAGAAGTACTCCAAGACCAGCTTCGACTACGGCCAAGGCTACGACAGCCAGCAACACATCTACGGTGGGGGGAAGAGAGGCCTGGTCCCCAAGCCCCAAGGACGGGACTTCTCGTCTAAGGGATATGACG CCAAGCGCTACTGTAAGAGCCCAGCCAGCAGCACGACGAGCAGCTACgctcccagcagcagcagtctGAGCTGCGGAGGGGGAGGGGGCGGCAGCAGCGCCAGCAGCACCTGCAGCAAAAGCAGCTTCGACTACACACACGACATGGAGGCTGCCCACATGGCCGCCACGGCCATCCTCAACCTGTCCACGCGCTGCAGGGAGATGCCCCACGGCCTGGGAGGCAAGCCCCAGGATCTCCTCTCCCAG agtCCTGATGGGGATGTGGATGACAACAGTACCCTGGACCTGAGTGTGAGCCGTGGGCAGCCTGGGGGTCCTGAGGGGAGTGGCACGGTGCTGACGCCCCTGCAGCCCATGTCCCCCCAGCGGCAGGCCCTGCTCAACAGCAGCCGCTGCTACCAGATGAGTGAGGCCGACTGCTGGGACCTGCCCGTGGACTACACCAAGATCAAGCGCATCACTGACGACGATCACAAAGAG TCTTCCTTTTTTTCATCCCTCCACCAGGTCGATGACCTGGACCCATTCCAGGACCTTCTGGATGAGCAGCACTATGGAGGGGACGTGACCATGCCCAGCCCCAAACACAAGTACTCCGCCTGCAAGGAGGGCAAGAAGGAACTCATCAC TCTCTCAAACTGCCAGTTAGCTGACAAAAGCATCCGCAGTATGATGACAACCAATGCCCAAGACCTCAA GTGTCCCACTCCGGCATGTGACGGGTCTGGACACATCACTGGGAACTACGCCTCGCACAGGAG ACCTTTCCCCTCTAGTCTGTCAGGCTGTCCACGGGCGAAGAAGAGCGGGATCAAGATACTGCACAGCAAGGAGGACAAGGATGACCAGGAGCCAATTAG GTGTCCAGTCCCAGGCTGTGATGGACAGGGTCACGTGACGGGGAAATACGCATCTCACCGCAGTGCGTCGGGCTGCCCCCTGGCGGCCAAGCGGCAGAAGGATGGCTATGTCAACGGCTCCCAGTTTGCATGGAAGTCCGGGAAGACAGATGGCATGTCGTGCCCGACCCCGGGCTGCGATGGATCAGGACATGTCAGCGGGAGCTTCCTGACCCATCGGAG TCTTTCTGGTTGCCCGCGTGCCACCTCAGCCATGAAGAAAGCCAGAATGACTGGGGTAGAAATGTTAACGATCAAGCAACGGGCAAGCAAAG GAATAGAAAATGATGAGGACATCAAACAGCTGGATACAGAAATCAAAGATCTAAACGAATCAAACAATCAAGTGGAATCAGACATGATTAAACTTAGGACACAA ATCACCACTATGGAGACTAACCTGAAGTCCATAGAGGAGGAGAACAAAGTTATTGAGCAGCAGAATGATTCCCTACTGCACGAACTAGCCAACCTCAGCCAGTCTCTCATCAACAGCTTAGCGAATATCCAGCTCCCACATATG
- the myt1la gene encoding myelin transcription factor 1-like, a isoform X3: MEVDAVEKHHRTRSKGVRVPVETAAQELFSCPTPGCDGSGHVSGKYARHRSVYGCPLAKKRKTQEKQPLEPSPKRRPYLTPTDPEVNPAAIFPSYEPEPMDEGEEKEQGEVDGEIQEEGEEEEGEEGEEVEEIEEEGFSEDNGELGEEEEEGEEADEEEEEVEMEVVGPVEVEQVEEGIEEDEEADDGDDEEQEEGEEEEEQEDEGDEDEHEEEEEEEEEEEVQSHHEPENRHKNGGQSKHHPTGQKDNINNSAPGPNVGPNGEEYENYDELVAKSLLNLGKIAEDAAYQAMTESEMNSNSSNSAGEDDDDDDDDDDDEEGNERGGGRKGKLSVDLDSDVVRETVDSLKLLAQGHGAVLPDDGYPEGTGLEDGRHPNGRPHHHGVRGQAEESEEEVCLSSLECLRNQCFDLARKLSETSPSDRLGHPGLQHHQAHQNHHPNQSHHHLQHQTGHHHHQAQHQPPAQAHHLPRYESCQEGQQPDERGSLERSYSDMVNLMKLEEQLSPASRGGYSASCHQDGDEDTTSVASDRSDEAFDMTKGNLSLLEKAIAMESERAKVMRDRMASEGHHMVARRDNHHHHHHGEHSPRQSSGAEERKSRMHHDGSKRAYYPKDSARGDKKESKCPTPGCDGTGHVTGLYPHHRSLSGCPHKDRVPPEILAMYENVLKCPTPGCSGRGHVNSNRNSHRSLSGCPIAAAEKMVKVQEKHIPCDGGPKSNQASDRVLRPMCFVKQLEIPQYGYKNNVSTSTPRSNLAKELEKYSKTSFDYGQGYDSQQHIYGGGKRGLVPKPQGRDFSSKGYDAKRYCKSPASSTTSSYAPSSSSLSCGGGGGGSSASSTCSKSSFDYTHDMEAAHMAATAILNLSTRCREMPHGLGGKPQDLLSQSPDGDVDDNSTLDLSVSRGQPGGPEGSGTVLTPLQPMSPQRQALLNSSRCYQMSEADCWDLPVDYTKIKRITDDDHKEVDDLDPFQDLLDEQHYGGDVTMPSPKHKYSACKEGKKELITLSNCQLADKSIRSMMTTNAQDLKCPTPACDGSGHITGNYASHRRPFPSSLSGCPRAKKSGIKILHSKEDKDDQEPIRCPVPGCDGQGHVTGKYASHRSASGCPLAAKRQKDGYVNGSQFAWKSGKTDGMSCPTPGCDGSGHVSGSFLTHRSLSGCPRATSAMKKARMTGVEMLTIKQRASKGIENDEDIKQLDTEIKDLNESNNQVESDMIKLRTQITTMETNLKSIEEENKVIEQQNDSLLHELANLSQSLINSLANIQLPHMKPMPQKEAPVKHSCCLQMPHREPMNEQNFDSYVNTLTDMYTHQDQYQSPENKALLENIKQAVQGIQV, from the exons ATGGAGGTGGACGCGGTTGAGAAACACCACCGGACACGTTCCAAAGGGGTCCGAG ttccggTGGAGACGGCAGCACAGGAGTTATTCAG CTGCCCTACTCCAGGATGTGATGGAAGTGGACATGTCAGTGGCAAATACGCCAGACACCGCAG TGTCTATGGCTGCCCCCTGGCCAAGAAGAGGAAGACCCAGGAGAAACAGCCTCTGGAGCCTTCCCCCAAGAGGAGGCCCTACTTAACCCCTACCGACCCAGAGGTGAACCCTGCTGCCATCTTCCCCTCCTATGAGCCTGAACCcatggatgagggagaggagaaggagcaggGGGAGGTAGACGGGGAGAttcaggaggaaggagaagaggaggaaggggaggagggggaagaggtagaagagatagaggaggaaggaTTTTCTGAGGATAACGGGGAGCtaggtgaggaagaggaggaaggagaagaggcagatgaggaggaggaggaggtggagatggaggtagtAGGGCCAGTGGAGGTGGAACAGgtggaggaagggatagaggaagatgaggaagcagatgatggggatgatgaagagcaagaggaaggggaggaggaagaggaacaggaggatGAGGGTGACGAAGATGAAcatgaggaggaagaagaggaggaggaggaagaagaggtccAGAGTCACCATGAGCCAG AGAACCGGCACAAAAATGGCGGACAATCAAAGCATCACCCTACGGGACAGAAGGATAACATCAACAACAGTGCCCCTGGCCCTAACGTCGGCCCTAATGGTGAAGAGTATGAAAACTATGATGAGCTGGTGGCCAAGTCCCTTCTCAACCTGGGGAAGATCGCAGAGGACGCCGCCTACCAGGCCATGACCGAGTCAGAGATGAACAGCAACTCCTCCAACAGTGCCGGCgaggacgatgatgatgatgatgatgatgatgatgatgaagagggcAACGAGCGCGGTGGGGGCAGGAAGGGCAAGCTGAGCGTGGATCTGGACAGCGACGTGGTCAGGGAGACGGTGGATTCGCTCAAGCTGTTGGCGCAGGGCCACGGCGCTGTGCTCCCCGACGATGGCTACCCAGAAGGCACCGGTTTGGAGGATGGCAGGCATCCCAATGGGCGACCCCACCACCATGGCGTCAGGGGTCAGGCtgaggagagcgaggaggaggTGTGCCTCAGCAGTCTGGAGTGTCTGAGGAACCAGTGCTTCGACCTGGCCCGCAAGCTGAGCGAGACGTCGCCTTCCGACCGCCTTGGACACCCCGGCCTGCAACACCACCAGGCCCATCAGAACCACCACCCTAACCAGTCCCACCACCACCTGCAGCATCAAAccggccaccaccaccaccaggctcAGCACCAGCCTCCGGCTCAGGCCCACCACCTGCCCAGGTACGAGAGCTGCCAGGAGGGCCAGCAGCCTGACGAGCGTGGGTCCCTGGAGCGCAGCTACTCGGACATGGTCAACCTGATGAAGCTGGAGGAGCAGCTGAGCCCGGCCTCCAGGGGGGGCTACTCGGCCAGCTGCCACCAGGACGGGGACGAGGACACCACGTCGGTGGCCTCGGACCGCTCGGACGAGGCCTTTGACATGACCAAAGGCAACCTGTCCCTGCTGGAGAAGGCCATCGCCATGGAGTCAGAGCGAGCCAAGGTCATGAGGGATCGCATGGCCTCGGAGGGACATCATATGGTGGCCCGAAGGGacaatcatcatcaccaccaccacggcGAGCACAGCCCCAGACAGAGCAGCGGGGCGGAGGAGCGGAAGTCCAGAATGCACCACGATGGGTCAAAGAGAGCATACTACCCTAAAG ATTCTGCAAGGGGGGACAAGAAGGAGAGTAAGTGTCCGACGCCGGGCTGCGATGGGACAGGCCACGTCACGGGTCTCTACCCCCACCACAGGAGCCTGTCAGGCTGCCCCCACAAGGACAGGGTGCCACCAGAGA TTCTTGCAATGTATGAAAATGTTCTAAAGTGCCCTACTCCTGGCTGCTCGGGGCGTGGCCATGTCAATAGCAACAGGAACTCCCACCGCAG TCTCTCGGGGTGCCCCATCGCTGCTGCAGAGAAGATGGTTAAAGTCCAGGAGAAGCACATCCCATGTGACGGGGGCCCCAAGTCCAACCAGGCTTCAGACCGTGTGCTGAG GCCAATGTGCTTTGTGAAACAGCTGGAGATCCCACAGTACGGTTACAAAAATAACGTCTCCACCAGCACGCCGCGCTCCAACCTGGCCAAGGAGCTGGAGAAGTACTCCAAGACCAGCTTCGACTACGGCCAAGGCTACGACAGCCAGCAACACATCTACGGTGGGGGGAAGAGAGGCCTGGTCCCCAAGCCCCAAGGACGGGACTTCTCGTCTAAGGGATATGACG CCAAGCGCTACTGTAAGAGCCCAGCCAGCAGCACGACGAGCAGCTACgctcccagcagcagcagtctGAGCTGCGGAGGGGGAGGGGGCGGCAGCAGCGCCAGCAGCACCTGCAGCAAAAGCAGCTTCGACTACACACACGACATGGAGGCTGCCCACATGGCCGCCACGGCCATCCTCAACCTGTCCACGCGCTGCAGGGAGATGCCCCACGGCCTGGGAGGCAAGCCCCAGGATCTCCTCTCCCAG agtCCTGATGGGGATGTGGATGACAACAGTACCCTGGACCTGAGTGTGAGCCGTGGGCAGCCTGGGGGTCCTGAGGGGAGTGGCACGGTGCTGACGCCCCTGCAGCCCATGTCCCCCCAGCGGCAGGCCCTGCTCAACAGCAGCCGCTGCTACCAGATGAGTGAGGCCGACTGCTGGGACCTGCCCGTGGACTACACCAAGATCAAGCGCATCACTGACGACGATCACAAAGAG GTCGATGACCTGGACCCATTCCAGGACCTTCTGGATGAGCAGCACTATGGAGGGGACGTGACCATGCCCAGCCCCAAACACAAGTACTCCGCCTGCAAGGAGGGCAAGAAGGAACTCATCAC TCTCTCAAACTGCCAGTTAGCTGACAAAAGCATCCGCAGTATGATGACAACCAATGCCCAAGACCTCAA GTGTCCCACTCCGGCATGTGACGGGTCTGGACACATCACTGGGAACTACGCCTCGCACAGGAG ACCTTTCCCCTCTAGTCTGTCAGGCTGTCCACGGGCGAAGAAGAGCGGGATCAAGATACTGCACAGCAAGGAGGACAAGGATGACCAGGAGCCAATTAG GTGTCCAGTCCCAGGCTGTGATGGACAGGGTCACGTGACGGGGAAATACGCATCTCACCGCAGTGCGTCGGGCTGCCCCCTGGCGGCCAAGCGGCAGAAGGATGGCTATGTCAACGGCTCCCAGTTTGCATGGAAGTCCGGGAAGACAGATGGCATGTCGTGCCCGACCCCGGGCTGCGATGGATCAGGACATGTCAGCGGGAGCTTCCTGACCCATCGGAG TCTTTCTGGTTGCCCGCGTGCCACCTCAGCCATGAAGAAAGCCAGAATGACTGGGGTAGAAATGTTAACGATCAAGCAACGGGCAAGCAAAG GAATAGAAAATGATGAGGACATCAAACAGCTGGATACAGAAATCAAAGATCTAAACGAATCAAACAATCAAGTGGAATCAGACATGATTAAACTTAGGACACAA ATCACCACTATGGAGACTAACCTGAAGTCCATAGAGGAGGAGAACAAAGTTATTGAGCAGCAGAATGATTCCCTACTGCACGAACTAGCCAACCTCAGCCAGTCTCTCATCAACAGCTTAGCGAATATCCAGCTCCCACATATG